One Vespa crabro chromosome 1, iyVesCrab1.2, whole genome shotgun sequence genomic region harbors:
- the LOC124428817 gene encoding fumarate hydratase, mitochondrial-like isoform X2, whose translation MNCEKTGYRIEKDTFGELKVPNDKYYGAQTVRSMMNFAIGDSFERMPYGIIVAMGILKKATAEANKEFGLDPKIADAISKAADDVISGKLYNEHFPLVIWQTGSGTQTNMNVNEVISNRAIELLGGKLGSKIPVHPNDHVNKSQSSNDTFPSAMNIAVALEINKVLLPGLECLLEALKAKVEEWKDIIKIGRTHTQDAVPLTLGQEFSGYATQIQNGICRVKDTLPRLYELALGGTAVGTGLNTPKGFSEKAIAGIAKLTNLPFVPTPNKFEGLATHDAMVEVHGALNTVAVSMMKIANDIRFLGSGPRCGLGELSLPENEPGSSIMPGKVNPTQCEAVTMVCCQVMGNLVATSVAGSNGHFELNAFKPVIVANTLRSTRLLGDVAVSFTKNCVVGIKANKDHISKLLNESLMLVTALNPHIGYDKAAIIAKQAHKEGSTLKESALKNGITAEQFDQWVRPENMLGPK comes from the exons ATG AATTGTGAGAAAACAGGATACAGAATTGAAAAAGATACATTTGGAGAATTAAAAGTTCCTAATGATAAGTATTATGGAGCACAGACTGTACGATCGATGATGAATTTTGCTATTGGAGATTCATTTGAACGCATGCCT TATGGTATTATTGTTGCAATGGGAATATTAAAGAAAGCTACAGCTGAAGCAAATAAAGAATTTGGGTTGGACCCAAAAATCGCTGATGCGATTAGTAAGGCTGCTGATGATGTTATAAGTGGTAAACTTTATAATGAACATTTTCCATTAGTGATTTGGCAAACAGGTTCTGGAACTCAAACAAATATGAATGTTAATGAG GTGATTTCCAATCGCGCAATTGAATTACTTGGTGGAAAACTTGGATCAAAAATACCAGTTCATCCCAATGATCATGTAAACAAGTCACAAAGTTCTAATGACACATTTCCAAGTGCAATGAACATAGCTGTAGCATTAGAAATTAACAAAGTACTTCTGCCAGGTTTAGAATGTTTATTAGAGGCATTAAAAGCAAAAGTAGAAGAATGGaaggatataattaaaattggaAGAACTCATACACAAGATGCAGTACCTCTTACATTGGGACAAGAGTTTTCAG gcTATGCGACACAAATTCAAAATGGAATTTGTAGAGTAAAAGATACTCTTCCAAGGTTATATGAATTAGCATTAGGTGGTACAGCAGTTGGGACAGGATTAAATACGCCAAAAGGATTTAGTGAAAAGGCAATTGCAGGAATTGCTAAGTTAACTAATTTACCATTTGTCCCAACACCAAATAAATTTGAAGGTCTTGCTACGCATGATGCTATGGTTGAAGTACATGGTGCATTAAATACCGTTGCCGTATCTATGATGAAG ATAGCAAATGATATTCGATTTTTGGGAAGTGGTCCTCGTTGCGGTTTAGGAGAATTATCCTTACCGGAAAATGAACCAGGCAGTTCAATTATGCCAGGAAAAGTTAATCCTACTCAATGCGAAGCAGTTACAATGGTTTGTTGTCAAGTGATGGGAAATCTTGTTGCCACATCTGTTGCTGGAAGTAATGGTCATTTCGAACTTAATGCATTTAAACCAGTAATAGTAGCCAATACATTACGATCTACAAGATTGTTAGGAGATGTTGCTGTATCGTTTACAAAGAATTGCGTTGTTGGAATAAAAGCAAATAAGGATCATATAAGCAAATTATTGAACGAAAGCTTAATGTTAGTTACTGCTCTTAATCCACACATTGGATATGATAAG gcTGCTATTATCGCTAAACAGGCTCATAAAGAAGGAAGTACTTTAAAAGAATCTGCATTGAAAAATGGAATAACTGCTGAACAATTTGATCAATGGGTCAGACCTGAAAATATGCTTGGacctaaataa
- the LOC124428841 gene encoding deoxycytidylate deaminase, with amino-acid sequence MSVDTTLHNEKCQTNSIKCKRSTYMDWDEYFMAVAFLIAKRSKDPITRVGACIVDNDNKIVGVGYNGMPRGCSDDIFPWEKNSVNKLNEKRLYVCHAEVNAILNKNSNKLKKCRMYVGLFPCNECAKVIIQSGLKTVIYMSDKYSHKIKTIAAKRMFDAAKVMYIRYIPKNDKIVIDFNEINYFSNMKNLESDVVETSCDVQNHNDNYCDKSTLSLENDNSSTNVEKTDEASEERKKNAIEMKSLIK; translated from the exons atGAGTGTAGATACTACGTTACATAATGAAAAatg CCAAACTAACAGTATCAAATGTAAAAGATCAACGTATATGGATTGGGATGAATATTTTATGGCCGTAGCATTTTTAATTGCAAAGCGTAGTAAAGATCCAATTACTCGTGTAGGAGCTTGTATAgttgataatgataacaaaataGTAGGTGTTGGATACAATGGTATGCCCAGAGGTTGTAGCGATGATATATTTCCTTGGGAAAAAAATTCTGTCaataaattgaatgaaaaaaggcTATACG TGTGTCATGCGGAAGTTAATGCTATATTGAacaaaaattctaataaattgAAGAAGTGTAGAATGTATGTTGGTCTTTTTCCATGTAATGAATGTGCAAAAGTAATTATACAATCTGGATTGAAGACTGTTATTTATATGTCAGATAAATACAGTCATAAAATTAAAACCATAGCAGCAAAAAGAATGTTTGATGCCGCAAAAgttatgtacat ACGATATATAcctaagaacgataaaattgtgattgattttaatgaaattaattatttttcaaatatgaaaaatttggaATCTGACGTTGTTGAGACTAGCTGTGACGTACAGAATCACAATGATAACTACTGTGATAAATCAACTTTATCATTGGAAAATGATAATAGTTCGACGAATGTAGAGAAAACCGATGAAGCgagcgaagagagaaaaaaaaatgcaattgaaatgaaaagtttaataaaataa
- the LOC124428837 gene encoding arginase, hepatic, translated as MLPQFRTIIRMFSARNYNKVGIIGVPFEKGQRKEGVALGPKVIRGTGLIKELEVLGLDVQDYGDIKYEAKGTSDVNNMTHLGDVAACTRLLSEQVQQILKDGRCVLTLGGDHSVGIGTIDGHVKAMKDVAVLWVDAHADLNTNKTSGSGNVHGMPVALLTTELSDYWPHLPGMDWQQPMLSIRNVAYIGLRSVDSYERLVIEKFGISAFGMEDVERFGIHNTISMALDRIDPEGVKSLHVSFDIDSLDPLEAPSTGTAVRGGLTLREAIHIMEEVHRTHRLNAIDLVEVNPYIGDQRDVKLTTEAAIYIIQAALGYTRRGLKVPKGITDMPLQTFR; from the exons ATGTTACCTCAATTTCGAACGATTATAAGAATGTTTAGTGcacgtaattataataaagttgGTATAATTGGCGTGCCTTTTGAAAAAGGACag CGAAAGGAAGGTGTTGCCCTAGGACCTAAAGTAATCAGAGGAACTGGTCttataaaagaattagaagtattag gTTTAGATGTTCAAGATTATggagatataaaatatgaagcaAAAGGTACAAGTGATGTAAATAATATGACACATTTAGGAGATGTAGCAGCATGTACTAGACTTTTATCTGAACAAGttcaacaaatattaaaagatgGCCGATGTGTATTAACACTTGGAGGAGATCACAGCGTAGGCATTGGTACTATAGATGGTCATGTTAAA GCAATGAAAGATGTTGCAGTACTATGGGTCGATGCGCATGCTGATTTAAATACTAATAAAACTAGTGGAAGTGGAAATGTTCATGGAATGCCTGTAGCATTATTAACAACTGAACTTTCTGATTACTGGCCACATTTACCTGGAATGGATTGGCAACAACCAAT gTTATCTATTAGAAATGTGGCTTACATTGGATTAAGATCTGTAGATAGTTATGAAAGATtagttattgaaaaatttggtATTTCTGCTTTTGGAATGGAAGATGTTGAAAGATTTg gCATTCATAATACAATTTCTATGGCATTGGACAGAATTGATCCTGAAGGAGTAAAATCATTGCATGTTAGTTTTGATATTGATTCTCTAGATCCCTTGGAAGCTCCAAGTACAGGAACTGCag taCGTGGTGGATTAACTCTTCGAGAGGCAATTCATATAATGGAAGAAGTGCATAGAACGCATAGATTAAATGCTATTGATTTAGTAGAAGTAAATCCTTATATCGGTGATCAACGTGATGTTAAATTAACTACAGAGGctgcaatatatattatacaagcTGCTTTAGGATATACCAGACGTGGTTTGAAAGTTCCTAAAGGCATTACTGATATGCCATTACAAACATTTAGATAA
- the LOC124428817 gene encoding probable fumarate hydratase, mitochondrial isoform X1, with product MALNIFKSRILNLCHFKDLPVILNLRLSLSTSRTCNSRQNCEKTGYRIEKDTFGELKVPNDKYYGAQTVRSMMNFAIGDSFERMPYGIIVAMGILKKATAEANKEFGLDPKIADAISKAADDVISGKLYNEHFPLVIWQTGSGTQTNMNVNEVISNRAIELLGGKLGSKIPVHPNDHVNKSQSSNDTFPSAMNIAVALEINKVLLPGLECLLEALKAKVEEWKDIIKIGRTHTQDAVPLTLGQEFSGYATQIQNGICRVKDTLPRLYELALGGTAVGTGLNTPKGFSEKAIAGIAKLTNLPFVPTPNKFEGLATHDAMVEVHGALNTVAVSMMKIANDIRFLGSGPRCGLGELSLPENEPGSSIMPGKVNPTQCEAVTMVCCQVMGNLVATSVAGSNGHFELNAFKPVIVANTLRSTRLLGDVAVSFTKNCVVGIKANKDHISKLLNESLMLVTALNPHIGYDKAAIIAKQAHKEGSTLKESALKNGITAEQFDQWVRPENMLGPK from the exons atggcattaaatattttcaagtcccgAATTTTAAATCTTTGTCATTTCAAAGATCTTCCAGTAATTCTTAATTTAAGATTGTCCTTAAGCACATCACGAACGTGCAACAGTAGACag AATTGTGAGAAAACAGGATACAGAATTGAAAAAGATACATTTGGAGAATTAAAAGTTCCTAATGATAAGTATTATGGAGCACAGACTGTACGATCGATGATGAATTTTGCTATTGGAGATTCATTTGAACGCATGCCT TATGGTATTATTGTTGCAATGGGAATATTAAAGAAAGCTACAGCTGAAGCAAATAAAGAATTTGGGTTGGACCCAAAAATCGCTGATGCGATTAGTAAGGCTGCTGATGATGTTATAAGTGGTAAACTTTATAATGAACATTTTCCATTAGTGATTTGGCAAACAGGTTCTGGAACTCAAACAAATATGAATGTTAATGAG GTGATTTCCAATCGCGCAATTGAATTACTTGGTGGAAAACTTGGATCAAAAATACCAGTTCATCCCAATGATCATGTAAACAAGTCACAAAGTTCTAATGACACATTTCCAAGTGCAATGAACATAGCTGTAGCATTAGAAATTAACAAAGTACTTCTGCCAGGTTTAGAATGTTTATTAGAGGCATTAAAAGCAAAAGTAGAAGAATGGaaggatataattaaaattggaAGAACTCATACACAAGATGCAGTACCTCTTACATTGGGACAAGAGTTTTCAG gcTATGCGACACAAATTCAAAATGGAATTTGTAGAGTAAAAGATACTCTTCCAAGGTTATATGAATTAGCATTAGGTGGTACAGCAGTTGGGACAGGATTAAATACGCCAAAAGGATTTAGTGAAAAGGCAATTGCAGGAATTGCTAAGTTAACTAATTTACCATTTGTCCCAACACCAAATAAATTTGAAGGTCTTGCTACGCATGATGCTATGGTTGAAGTACATGGTGCATTAAATACCGTTGCCGTATCTATGATGAAG ATAGCAAATGATATTCGATTTTTGGGAAGTGGTCCTCGTTGCGGTTTAGGAGAATTATCCTTACCGGAAAATGAACCAGGCAGTTCAATTATGCCAGGAAAAGTTAATCCTACTCAATGCGAAGCAGTTACAATGGTTTGTTGTCAAGTGATGGGAAATCTTGTTGCCACATCTGTTGCTGGAAGTAATGGTCATTTCGAACTTAATGCATTTAAACCAGTAATAGTAGCCAATACATTACGATCTACAAGATTGTTAGGAGATGTTGCTGTATCGTTTACAAAGAATTGCGTTGTTGGAATAAAAGCAAATAAGGATCATATAAGCAAATTATTGAACGAAAGCTTAATGTTAGTTACTGCTCTTAATCCACACATTGGATATGATAAG gcTGCTATTATCGCTAAACAGGCTCATAAAGAAGGAAGTACTTTAAAAGAATCTGCATTGAAAAATGGAATAACTGCTGAACAATTTGATCAATGGGTCAGACCTGAAAATATGCTTGGacctaaataa